The following are encoded together in the Triticum dicoccoides isolate Atlit2015 ecotype Zavitan chromosome 6B, WEW_v2.0, whole genome shotgun sequence genome:
- the LOC119325321 gene encoding uncharacterized protein LOC119325321 isoform X1, with product MDLALDVGFPLRHSSLPDTREGASKMPDRRSATRLEDLPDDIIHKILVRLPSKDVGRCRAVSTSWCIATSTPKFMLDHHQLQPSLPIIDGRGMPTSFVLLHSANTKQQLWPFSRCVKHHSEICLHGACDGFLVISWLHQFYICNPVIHTHALLPEPHVEHALYNTIIGFYQHLPTQEYRVLWVSEPWHPYKSSLHVLTVGSNVMRHISVKMQTLSAPSMEQEHQLLNGLRSKSCCPPSVLHRGSLHWCPYDATKIGGHRTDIIVFDTEAESFRWMGSPNQLCHHRKLFNLNGTLAFWGSLTPSLTAMDVWAMQDYFWSFKYRIDVSTLEVSRQLYSTSSKTKKRTPLDSTVQWFNDMVALNERELLIMFNSKHVMRCDIDGNFLGMVNIGKSQYCMMLNHCRLKESIIPIPSH from the coding sequence ATGGATTTAGCATTGGATGTTGGTTTTCCTCTTAGGCACTCAAGCTTGCCGGACACGAGGGAGGGAGCCAGCAAGATGCCGGATAGGAGAAGCGCGACCCGGCTTGAGGACCTACCCGACGATATCATCCACAAGATACTCGTTCGGTTGCCGTCCAAGGACGTCGGACGCTGCCGAGCCGTCAGCACGTCATGGTGCATTGCCACATCCACGCCCAAATTCATGCTCGACCACCACCAGCTCCAACCCTCGCTCCCGATTATTGACGGTCGGGGGATGCCCACTAGTTTTGTCCTCCTCCACTCCGCCAACACCAAACAACAGCTCTGGCCTTTCTCCCGGTGCGTCAAACACCACTCCGAGATTTGTCTTCATGGTGCCTGCGATGGCTTCCTTGTCATCTCCTGGCTGCACCAATTCTACATCTGCAATCCGGTTATCCACACACATGCTCTCCTACCTGAGCCTCATGTTGAGCATGCACTCTACAACACCATAATTGGTTTCTACCAGCACCTTCCAACTCAAGAATACAGGGTGCTCTGGGTCTCCGAACCATGGCACCCGTATAAATCAAGCTTGCACGTTCTCACAGTGGGATCCAATGTGATGAGGCATATCAGCGTCAAAATGCAAACACTCTCAGCACCATCCATGGAACAAGAACATCAGTTACTCAATGGATTGCGCTCTAAGTCATGCTGTCCACCATCCGTGCTTCACCGTGGCAGCTTGCACTGGTGTCCTTATGATGCCACTAAAATTGGGGGACACAGGACAGATATTATTGTGTTTGACACAGAAGCCGAGTCATTCCGGTGGATGGGCAGTCCCAACCAGCTGTGCCATCACAGAAAGTTGTTCAACCTGAACGGGACACTTGCTTTCTGGGGCAGCTTGACTCCAAGCTTGACTGCTATGGATGTCTGGGCAATGCAGGATTACTTCTGGAGTTTCAAGTACCGGATTGACGTGTCAACGCTGGAGGTATCTCGACAACTTTATTCAACCTCTTCCAAAACGAAGAAAAGAACGCCACTTGATTCAACAGTGCAATGGTTCAATGATATGGTTGCGTTGAACGAACGTGAGCTGCTGATCATGTTTAACAGTAAACATGTAATGCGTTGTGACATTGATGGCAACTTCTTAGGAATGGTGAACATCGGGAAGAGTCAATACTGTATGATGCTTAATCACTGCCGCCTCAAAGAGAGCATTATTCCAATTCCATCCCACTAG
- the LOC119325321 gene encoding uncharacterized protein LOC119325321 isoform X2, translating to MPDRRSATRLEDLPDDIIHKILVRLPSKDVGRCRAVSTSWCIATSTPKFMLDHHQLQPSLPIIDGRGMPTSFVLLHSANTKQQLWPFSRCVKHHSEICLHGACDGFLVISWLHQFYICNPVIHTHALLPEPHVEHALYNTIIGFYQHLPTQEYRVLWVSEPWHPYKSSLHVLTVGSNVMRHISVKMQTLSAPSMEQEHQLLNGLRSKSCCPPSVLHRGSLHWCPYDATKIGGHRTDIIVFDTEAESFRWMGSPNQLCHHRKLFNLNGTLAFWGSLTPSLTAMDVWAMQDYFWSFKYRIDVSTLEVSRQLYSTSSKTKKRTPLDSTVQWFNDMVALNERELLIMFNSKHVMRCDIDGNFLGMVNIGKSQYCMMLNHCRLKESIIPIPSH from the coding sequence ATGCCGGATAGGAGAAGCGCGACCCGGCTTGAGGACCTACCCGACGATATCATCCACAAGATACTCGTTCGGTTGCCGTCCAAGGACGTCGGACGCTGCCGAGCCGTCAGCACGTCATGGTGCATTGCCACATCCACGCCCAAATTCATGCTCGACCACCACCAGCTCCAACCCTCGCTCCCGATTATTGACGGTCGGGGGATGCCCACTAGTTTTGTCCTCCTCCACTCCGCCAACACCAAACAACAGCTCTGGCCTTTCTCCCGGTGCGTCAAACACCACTCCGAGATTTGTCTTCATGGTGCCTGCGATGGCTTCCTTGTCATCTCCTGGCTGCACCAATTCTACATCTGCAATCCGGTTATCCACACACATGCTCTCCTACCTGAGCCTCATGTTGAGCATGCACTCTACAACACCATAATTGGTTTCTACCAGCACCTTCCAACTCAAGAATACAGGGTGCTCTGGGTCTCCGAACCATGGCACCCGTATAAATCAAGCTTGCACGTTCTCACAGTGGGATCCAATGTGATGAGGCATATCAGCGTCAAAATGCAAACACTCTCAGCACCATCCATGGAACAAGAACATCAGTTACTCAATGGATTGCGCTCTAAGTCATGCTGTCCACCATCCGTGCTTCACCGTGGCAGCTTGCACTGGTGTCCTTATGATGCCACTAAAATTGGGGGACACAGGACAGATATTATTGTGTTTGACACAGAAGCCGAGTCATTCCGGTGGATGGGCAGTCCCAACCAGCTGTGCCATCACAGAAAGTTGTTCAACCTGAACGGGACACTTGCTTTCTGGGGCAGCTTGACTCCAAGCTTGACTGCTATGGATGTCTGGGCAATGCAGGATTACTTCTGGAGTTTCAAGTACCGGATTGACGTGTCAACGCTGGAGGTATCTCGACAACTTTATTCAACCTCTTCCAAAACGAAGAAAAGAACGCCACTTGATTCAACAGTGCAATGGTTCAATGATATGGTTGCGTTGAACGAACGTGAGCTGCTGATCATGTTTAACAGTAAACATGTAATGCGTTGTGACATTGATGGCAACTTCTTAGGAATGGTGAACATCGGGAAGAGTCAATACTGTATGATGCTTAATCACTGCCGCCTCAAAGAGAGCATTATTCCAATTCCATCCCACTAG